One segment of Pontibacter akesuensis DNA contains the following:
- a CDS encoding M16 family metallopeptidase produces the protein MLDYHIHTLPNGIRIVHKQVLHTKIAHSGFIMDMGSRDELPQEQGLAHFWEHMAFKGTQKRKSFHILNRLESVGGELNAYTTKEKVCFYSSVLDKHFEKSFELLTDITFHSIFPEKEIEKERGVILEEMSMYLDTPEEAIVDEFDAVVYDGHPLGNNILGTKESVGSFKKQDFRGFIDRNMSTDALVFCSVSNLPFEKVVKLAEKYLSDVPRIQKSLDRVPFTGYQSKSITVEKSISQAHCVIGCPAYALGDDRRIPLFMLNNLLGGPGMNSRLNLAVREKHGLVYTIDSNYATYVDTGLLTIYFGTEKKQLKRTTSLVLKELKKLREKPLGSLQLHTAKEQLMGQLAMAEESNIGLMMMIGKSILDQEKVESLNDIFDQIKSITAHDLTTIAQDVLAEEKLSFLNYVPA, from the coding sequence ATGCTTGATTATCATATCCATACTTTACCCAACGGAATACGCATTGTACACAAGCAGGTGCTGCATACCAAGATAGCCCACAGCGGTTTTATCATGGACATGGGCAGCCGCGATGAGTTGCCGCAGGAGCAGGGCCTCGCCCACTTCTGGGAGCATATGGCCTTCAAGGGCACGCAGAAACGCAAGTCATTCCACATCCTAAACCGCCTTGAGTCTGTTGGCGGCGAGCTCAACGCCTACACCACCAAAGAGAAGGTCTGTTTCTACAGCTCGGTGCTCGACAAGCATTTCGAGAAATCTTTTGAGCTGCTGACCGACATCACGTTTCACTCCATTTTTCCGGAGAAGGAAATCGAGAAGGAGCGCGGGGTGATTCTGGAGGAAATGTCGATGTACCTCGACACGCCCGAAGAAGCCATTGTAGATGAGTTTGATGCGGTGGTGTATGACGGCCATCCGCTTGGCAACAACATCCTAGGCACCAAAGAAAGCGTGGGCAGCTTTAAGAAGCAGGACTTCCGCGGCTTTATAGACCGCAACATGAGCACCGATGCGCTGGTGTTCTGCTCGGTGAGCAACCTGCCGTTTGAGAAAGTGGTGAAGCTGGCCGAAAAGTACCTAAGCGATGTGCCGCGCATCCAAAAATCACTGGACCGCGTGCCGTTTACCGGCTACCAGTCTAAATCCATTACAGTCGAGAAGTCTATTTCGCAGGCACACTGTGTGATCGGTTGCCCTGCCTACGCCCTCGGCGACGACAGACGCATTCCGCTGTTTATGCTCAACAACCTGCTGGGTGGCCCGGGCATGAACTCGCGCCTGAACCTGGCTGTGCGTGAAAAGCACGGGCTGGTGTACACGATCGACTCCAACTACGCCACTTACGTGGATACCGGCCTGCTCACCATTTACTTCGGCACGGAGAAGAAGCAGCTGAAGCGTACCACCTCGCTGGTGCTAAAGGAGCTGAAGAAGCTGCGTGAGAAACCACTCGGCTCTTTGCAGCTGCACACGGCCAAAGAGCAGCTGATGGGGCAATTGGCCATGGCAGAGGAAAGCAACATCGGCCTGATGATGATGATCGGCAAGAGCATTCTGGACCAGGAAAAAGTGGAGTCGCTGAACGACATTTTCGATCAGATCAAAAGCATCACCGCCCACGACCTGACCACCATTGCGCAGGATGTGCTGGCCGAGGAAAAGCTTAGTTTCCTCAATTACGTGCCAGCGTAG
- the dnaE gene encoding DNA polymerase III subunit alpha, whose amino-acid sequence MPVFSHLHTHTQYSLLDGQASISALMKKAQADGMPAVAMTDHGNMFGAFNFVAEANKYNVKPIVGCEFYLVEDRHQKTFSKEQKDVRHHQLLLAKDQAGYQNLAKLCSMSYIEGVYSKWPRIDKELLVKYSKGLIATSCCIGAELPQAILWKGEEEAEKNLKWWLDVFGDDYYIELQRHGLQNIDGTGKSQEDVNQVLLKWAHKYNVKVICTNDSHYVDQDDWNAHDILLCVNTGEEQSTPVGDFQTKYFRLMSGEGKVIYDHLDNIQRNYTSDDNVRRMLNRISEEQQKPRPQSRFGFPNDQFYFKTQAEMNQLFKDVPQAVDNTNEIVDKITPPVLKRDILLPNFPIPPQHADGNAFLRHLTYEGAAKRYGEITPEIQERLDYELNIIETMGFAGYFLIVQDFINKGRDMGVFVGPGRGSAAGSAVAYCTGITNIDPIKYSLLFERFLNPERVSMPDIDIDFDDVNRQRVIDYVVEKYGKTQVAQIITFGTMAAKSSIKDVARSTSLPLAEANELAKMIPDTPGTTLAKAFMENLDLAAIREGTDHRAMTLKLAEKLEGSVRNTGIHAAGVIIAPDDITNYIPVATSKDADLLITQFDGKVIESAGMLKMDFLGLKTLTVIKDAMELIKKNHGVTIDIDNIPLEDEKTFALYQRGDTIGTFQFESEGMRMYLKDLQPTNIEDLIAMNALYRPGPMQFIPNFINRKHGREEVEYPHELLEPILNYSYGIMVYQEQIMQTAQILAGYSLGGADLLRRAMGKKDMKKMAEEREKFIKGAAEMHKIPAKKASEVFDVMEKFAQYGFNRSHSAAYSVVAYQTGYLKAHYPAEYMAAVLTNNMNDIKKVTFFIEEARKQGVQVLGPDVNESLLKFNVNEQGNIRFGLGAIKGTGEAAVEAIINEREENGNYQDLFDFAKRVNLRAVNKKTFESMALAGCFDSWELYHRAQLVEIPEGESMSVLEKAVRYGNSYQAEQQAAQQSLFGGGAAVAAPLPKIPEVQVWTQAEMLRREKEVVGFYMSGHPLDQFKLEIDSYCTCNLDRIEEFKGRDVNVAGMVTDIVIRTGRNGNPFALFTIEDYDTTMQMALFGEDYVKFSPYLKMGLYLFIRGKVQLRYKTEDQWELKPTNIQLLGDITDKMAQGVQININLQLFTPNLAEALESAIVSSPGQKRLEITLHVPEEKLALPTFSRKYRIDPKVFLASIKDLGLGECKLI is encoded by the coding sequence ATGCCAGTTTTTTCGCATTTACACACACATACCCAGTACTCGCTGCTCGACGGGCAGGCCAGCATCAGCGCGCTCATGAAAAAGGCGCAGGCTGATGGCATGCCCGCCGTAGCTATGACGGACCACGGCAACATGTTCGGAGCCTTTAACTTTGTGGCCGAGGCTAACAAGTATAACGTGAAGCCGATTGTGGGCTGCGAGTTTTACCTCGTGGAGGACCGCCACCAGAAGACCTTCAGCAAGGAGCAGAAAGACGTGCGCCACCACCAGTTGCTGCTCGCCAAGGACCAGGCCGGCTACCAGAACCTGGCTAAACTTTGCTCCATGTCCTACATTGAGGGTGTGTACAGCAAGTGGCCGCGCATTGACAAGGAGCTGTTGGTGAAGTATAGCAAGGGCCTGATTGCCACCAGCTGCTGCATCGGCGCCGAGTTGCCGCAAGCCATACTTTGGAAGGGTGAGGAAGAGGCCGAGAAGAACCTGAAGTGGTGGCTGGATGTGTTCGGTGATGACTACTATATTGAGCTGCAGCGCCATGGCCTGCAGAACATAGACGGTACCGGCAAAAGCCAGGAAGACGTGAACCAGGTGCTCCTGAAGTGGGCGCACAAGTATAACGTAAAGGTGATCTGCACCAACGACTCGCACTACGTGGACCAGGACGACTGGAACGCGCATGACATTCTGCTGTGCGTGAACACCGGCGAGGAGCAGTCTACCCCGGTAGGCGATTTCCAGACAAAGTATTTCAGGCTGATGTCGGGTGAGGGAAAGGTGATTTATGACCACCTCGACAACATCCAGCGCAACTATACTTCAGATGACAACGTGCGCCGCATGCTCAACCGCATCAGCGAGGAGCAGCAAAAGCCGCGTCCGCAGAGCCGCTTTGGTTTCCCGAACGACCAGTTCTATTTCAAGACGCAGGCTGAGATGAACCAGCTGTTCAAGGATGTGCCGCAGGCCGTGGACAATACGAACGAGATCGTGGACAAGATCACGCCCCCAGTACTCAAGCGCGACATCCTGCTGCCCAATTTCCCAATTCCGCCGCAGCACGCGGATGGAAATGCGTTCCTGCGCCACCTGACCTATGAAGGTGCCGCCAAACGCTACGGCGAGATCACACCCGAAATTCAGGAACGCCTGGACTATGAGCTGAACATCATTGAGACGATGGGCTTTGCGGGTTACTTCCTCATTGTGCAGGATTTCATCAACAAAGGCCGCGACATGGGCGTGTTCGTTGGTCCTGGTCGTGGTTCGGCGGCTGGCTCGGCGGTGGCCTACTGTACTGGTATCACCAACATAGACCCTATCAAGTATAGCCTGCTCTTCGAGCGATTCCTAAACCCGGAGCGTGTGTCGATGCCCGATATTGACATTGACTTTGACGACGTGAACCGCCAGCGCGTGATCGACTACGTGGTGGAGAAGTATGGCAAAACGCAGGTGGCCCAGATTATCACCTTCGGTACCATGGCAGCGAAATCATCCATCAAAGATGTGGCCCGCTCTACTTCCCTCCCGCTTGCTGAGGCCAACGAACTTGCCAAGATGATTCCGGATACCCCGGGCACCACGCTGGCCAAAGCCTTCATGGAGAACCTGGATTTGGCTGCCATCCGCGAGGGAACCGACCACCGCGCCATGACGCTGAAGCTGGCCGAGAAGTTGGAAGGCTCCGTCCGTAACACAGGCATACACGCAGCCGGTGTGATTATCGCTCCGGACGATATTACCAACTACATCCCAGTAGCTACCTCCAAAGACGCTGACCTGCTCATCACGCAGTTCGACGGCAAGGTGATTGAGAGCGCGGGCATGCTGAAGATGGACTTTTTGGGCCTGAAAACGCTGACCGTTATCAAGGATGCCATGGAACTCATCAAAAAGAACCACGGCGTTACCATTGATATCGACAACATTCCGCTGGAGGACGAAAAGACATTTGCTCTTTACCAGCGCGGCGATACTATCGGCACGTTCCAGTTCGAGTCGGAAGGCATGCGCATGTACCTCAAAGACCTGCAGCCGACAAACATTGAAGACTTGATTGCCATGAACGCCCTGTACCGCCCGGGTCCGATGCAGTTCATCCCGAACTTCATTAACCGGAAGCACGGGCGGGAGGAAGTGGAATACCCGCACGAGCTGCTGGAGCCGATCCTGAACTACTCCTACGGCATTATGGTGTACCAGGAGCAGATCATGCAGACAGCCCAGATCCTGGCCGGTTACTCTTTGGGTGGTGCCGACTTGCTGCGCCGCGCCATGGGTAAGAAGGACATGAAGAAGATGGCCGAGGAGCGCGAGAAGTTCATCAAAGGTGCCGCCGAAATGCACAAGATTCCGGCGAAAAAGGCATCCGAGGTGTTCGACGTGATGGAGAAGTTTGCTCAGTACGGCTTTAACCGCTCCCACTCCGCCGCTTACTCGGTGGTGGCGTACCAGACGGGTTACCTGAAGGCGCACTACCCAGCCGAGTACATGGCCGCCGTGCTCACCAACAACATGAACGACATCAAAAAGGTGACGTTCTTTATTGAGGAGGCGCGTAAGCAGGGCGTACAGGTGCTAGGGCCGGACGTGAATGAGTCACTCCTGAAGTTTAATGTGAACGAGCAGGGCAACATCCGCTTTGGCCTTGGTGCGATAAAAGGCACGGGCGAGGCGGCAGTAGAAGCCATCATTAACGAGCGTGAGGAAAACGGCAACTATCAGGATCTGTTTGATTTTGCCAAGCGCGTGAACCTGCGTGCCGTGAACAAGAAGACGTTTGAAAGTATGGCTTTGGCCGGTTGCTTCGACTCGTGGGAGTTGTATCACCGTGCGCAGTTAGTAGAAATACCGGAAGGCGAAAGTATGAGCGTGCTGGAAAAAGCAGTGCGCTACGGCAACAGCTACCAGGCAGAGCAGCAGGCGGCACAGCAGTCGTTGTTTGGCGGTGGCGCGGCCGTGGCGGCTCCTTTGCCTAAAATACCGGAAGTGCAAGTATGGACGCAGGCCGAGATGCTTCGCCGCGAGAAAGAGGTGGTGGGCTTCTACATGAGCGGCCACCCGCTCGACCAGTTTAAGCTGGAGATAGACTCGTACTGCACCTGTAACCTGGACAGGATAGAGGAATTTAAAGGCCGAGACGTGAACGTGGCCGGCATGGTAACGGACATCGTGATTCGCACGGGCCGCAACGGCAACCCTTTTGCCTTGTTCACCATCGAGGATTACGACACCACCATGCAGATGGCACTCTTCGGGGAAGATTACGTGAAGTTCTCGCCCTACCTGAAGATGGGCTTATACTTGTTTATCCGGGGCAAAGTGCAGCTGCGCTACAAAACTGAAGATCAGTGGGAATTGAAGCCAACCAACATCCAGCTGCTTGGCGACATCACCGATAAAATGGCGCAGGGCGTGCAGATCAACATCAACCTGCAGCTTTTCACCCCGAATCTGGCCGAGGCACTGGAAAGCGCGATTGTGTCAAGCCCAGGGCAAAAGCGCCTGGAGATTACGCTGCATGTACCGGAGGAGAAACTGGCCTTGCCAACCTTCTCCCGCAAGTATAGAATTGACCCAAAAGTGTTCCTGGCCTCGATCAAGGACCTTGGGCTGGGCGAGTGTAAGTTGATCTAG
- a CDS encoding O-methyltransferase gives MEFIDEELLQYSENHTSPESELLHKISRQTHLNVLKPRMLSGHLQGRLLSLYSKMIQPRQILEIGTYTGYSALCMAEGLQEGGMLHTIDKNEELEQRVRGYFNESGYGNRMKLYIGNALEIVPGIDAEFDLVFIDADKINYGRYYDMVIGKVRPGGYIIADNVLWSGKVLEKYRKKLDEDTKAVMDFNLQVHQDERVENILLPVRDGLLIARKK, from the coding sequence ATGGAGTTTATAGACGAAGAACTGCTGCAGTATTCCGAGAATCATACCTCGCCGGAGAGTGAGCTGCTGCACAAGATAAGTCGCCAGACGCACCTGAACGTGCTGAAGCCGCGCATGCTTTCCGGGCACCTGCAGGGCCGCCTGCTCTCGCTCTATTCCAAAATGATCCAGCCCCGGCAAATTCTGGAGATTGGCACCTACACGGGCTACTCCGCGCTATGTATGGCCGAGGGGCTGCAGGAAGGCGGCATGCTTCATACCATTGATAAGAACGAGGAACTGGAGCAGCGCGTGCGAGGCTACTTCAACGAGTCGGGTTACGGCAACCGGATGAAACTGTACATTGGCAATGCGCTGGAGATTGTGCCAGGTATAGATGCTGAGTTTGACCTGGTGTTTATTGATGCCGACAAGATCAACTATGGCCGTTATTATGACATGGTGATCGGCAAGGTGCGCCCGGGCGGCTACATCATTGCCGACAATGTGCTGTGGAGCGGCAAAGTGCTGGAGAAATACCGCAAAAAGCTTGATGAGGACACGAAAGCCGTGATGGACTTCAACCTGCAGGTGCACCAGGACGAGCGCGTGGAAAACATCCTCCTGCCGGTGCGCGATGGGCTGCTCATCGCCAGAAAAAAATAA
- a CDS encoding glycosyltransferase family 9 protein, protein MKKILIIQTAFLGDVVLATALIEKLYRFYPDAELDFLLRKGNEALLANHPLLRRVLIWNKKEGKYKSLMRLLSQIRTEKYDLVVNVQRFGATGILTAFSGAKETVGFEKNPFSRFFTRRYVHDVRSGTHEVERNNMLIQSVTNAIPEKPKLYPSQTDFAQVEDLKQEPFICMAPTSVWFTKQFPQEQWVTLINSLDPTYKVYLLGSPADRQHCDEIISQSINKRVENLCGQLSLLQSAALMRDAVLNYVNDSGPMHLASALNAPTCAIYCSTVPRFGFGPLADFATVVEREEPLYCRPCGLHGYKACPEGHFKCARDIRNEQLLQVLETVEAER, encoded by the coding sequence ATGAAGAAAATACTGATCATACAAACGGCTTTTTTGGGTGATGTGGTGCTGGCAACGGCGCTGATAGAGAAGCTGTACAGGTTTTACCCGGATGCTGAGCTGGACTTTCTTTTACGCAAGGGCAACGAGGCGCTGCTGGCAAATCACCCGCTGCTGCGCCGGGTGCTGATCTGGAACAAGAAGGAGGGCAAGTATAAAAGCCTGATGCGCCTGCTCTCACAGATACGCACCGAAAAGTATGATCTGGTAGTGAATGTGCAGCGCTTTGGAGCCACCGGCATACTTACTGCATTCTCAGGTGCCAAAGAAACTGTTGGCTTTGAGAAAAACCCTTTCTCCCGCTTTTTTACCCGTCGGTATGTGCACGATGTGCGCTCTGGCACGCACGAAGTGGAGCGAAACAACATGCTTATCCAGAGCGTGACCAACGCCATTCCCGAAAAGCCAAAGCTATACCCCAGTCAGACTGACTTTGCGCAAGTGGAGGACTTGAAGCAGGAGCCTTTTATATGCATGGCGCCTACCTCGGTTTGGTTTACAAAGCAGTTTCCGCAGGAGCAGTGGGTAACCCTAATCAATAGCCTCGACCCCACGTACAAAGTATACCTGCTGGGCTCTCCGGCCGATAGGCAGCACTGCGACGAGATCATCAGCCAAAGTATAAACAAGCGGGTAGAGAACCTGTGCGGGCAGCTGAGCCTGCTGCAGTCGGCGGCGCTGATGCGCGACGCAGTGCTGAACTACGTAAACGACTCAGGGCCAATGCACCTGGCTTCGGCCCTTAATGCCCCCACCTGCGCTATCTACTGCTCCACGGTGCCTCGTTTCGGTTTCGGTCCGCTGGCTGATTTTGCCACGGTGGTGGAGCGGGAGGAGCCGCTATACTGCCGCCCTTGCGGGCTGCATGGCTACAAAGCCTGCCCCGAAGGCCATTTCAAGTGCGCCCGCGATATCCGTAATGAGCAGTTGCTACAGGTGCTGGAAACAGTAGAGGCGGAGAGGTAG
- the trxA gene encoding thioredoxin — MANKAIEITDSNFDEIINSDKPVLVDFWAEWCGPCRMVGPIVEELAGEYEGKAVIGKVDVDANPQTSAKFGIRSIPTLLVFKNGEVVDKQVGAVPKNILSQKLDAQMA, encoded by the coding sequence ATGGCTAACAAAGCGATAGAAATTACAGATTCAAATTTTGATGAGATCATCAATTCAGATAAACCAGTATTGGTAGACTTTTGGGCAGAGTGGTGCGGCCCGTGCCGCATGGTAGGCCCGATTGTAGAGGAACTGGCTGGCGAGTACGAAGGCAAAGCCGTTATCGGCAAGGTGGACGTGGACGCAAACCCGCAGACTTCTGCCAAGTTCGGAATCCGCAGCATCCCGACGCTGCTGGTTTTCAAGAACGGTGAAGTGGTAGATAAGCAGGTAGGTGCTGTTCCAAAGAACATCCTGTCTCAGAAGCTTGATGCTCAGATGGCGTAA
- a CDS encoding MFS transporter gives MAAVGNLSGMFRALSSRNYKLFFVGQGISLIGTWMQQIALSWLVYRLTDSVFLLGAVTFSSQIPSFLLGPFAGVLADKFDRHKVLLVTQSLSMLQASTLAVLVLTNTIEIWHVLALSAVLGTINGFDIATRQAFVVELVERREDMSNAIALNSSLFNMARLIGPTVAGLLIAAVGEGICILINALSYIAVLASLLAMRLKPFERVQQQRKVWQSLKDGFSYAFGFPPIRALIVIVGLLSLFGMPFTVLLPVFARDILHGGANTLGYLMGASGFGALGGALFLAQRKSVEGLGKVIIFTMLLFGLALIAFSFSEMFLLSLVLMLVTGFGMIVTMASCNTLLQTIVDDDKRGRVMSLYATAFMGMAPIGSVLAGAVAEDVGVAYTLAGCGLLCALSIIPFAISRPKLRRMVQPIYERLGIVPEIATGLQSASTLSGPQEER, from the coding sequence ATGGCAGCAGTAGGAAATTTGAGTGGGATGTTCAGGGCGTTAAGCTCCCGTAATTATAAGTTGTTTTTTGTAGGGCAAGGAATTTCCCTGATCGGCACCTGGATGCAGCAGATTGCCTTGAGTTGGCTGGTGTACCGCCTTACCGATTCCGTGTTTCTGCTGGGTGCCGTTACCTTCTCCAGCCAGATCCCCTCTTTCCTGCTTGGTCCGTTTGCCGGCGTGCTGGCCGATAAGTTCGACCGTCATAAGGTATTGCTCGTGACTCAGTCCCTGTCCATGCTGCAGGCTTCTACGCTCGCGGTGCTGGTGCTTACCAATACCATTGAGATTTGGCATGTGCTGGCGCTTAGTGCTGTTTTGGGTACCATCAACGGGTTTGATATTGCTACGCGGCAGGCTTTTGTAGTGGAGTTGGTTGAGCGGCGCGAAGACATGAGCAATGCCATCGCCTTAAACTCATCGCTGTTCAACATGGCCCGCCTCATTGGCCCTACGGTGGCGGGGCTGTTGATTGCCGCCGTAGGGGAGGGCATCTGTATCCTGATCAACGCGCTGAGTTACATTGCCGTACTGGCTTCGCTGCTGGCCATGCGCCTGAAACCCTTTGAGCGGGTGCAGCAGCAGCGCAAAGTATGGCAATCGCTTAAAGACGGATTCAGCTATGCCTTTGGCTTTCCGCCTATCCGTGCGCTGATCGTGATTGTGGGCCTGCTTAGCTTGTTCGGGATGCCGTTCACAGTGCTGCTGCCCGTGTTTGCGCGTGATATTTTGCATGGCGGGGCCAACACACTCGGATACCTGATGGGCGCTTCCGGCTTTGGAGCGTTGGGTGGGGCACTGTTTTTGGCCCAGCGTAAGTCGGTGGAGGGGCTGGGGAAGGTGATTATCTTTACCATGCTGCTCTTCGGCTTGGCGCTTATTGCCTTTTCTTTCTCGGAGATGTTCCTGCTCTCGCTGGTGCTGATGCTGGTAACGGGCTTTGGCATGATCGTGACCATGGCCTCCTGCAACACACTGCTGCAAACAATTGTGGACGACGACAAGCGGGGCCGCGTGATGAGCCTCTATGCCACCGCCTTTATGGGCATGGCTCCCATTGGAAGTGTACTGGCCGGAGCCGTGGCCGAGGATGTGGGGGTAGCTTACACGCTGGCGGGGTGTGGGTTGCTTTGCGCCCTGAGCATTATCCCGTTTGCCATCAGCAGGCCAAAACTGCGCCGCATGGTGCAGCCCATTTACGAGCGTCTCGGCATTGTGCCTGAGATTGCCACCGGCCTGCAATCTGCCTCTACCCTTAGCGGCCCACAAGAGGAGCGGTAG
- a CDS encoding LysM peptidoglycan-binding domain-containing protein, which yields MRKSFTAFLALLLLPLLAMAQVVVPKNIYFADIHLKISDGAQAAIQKKVDALHRNQNYFKMKVDLADAYFPIIERVFKEEGVPDDFKYLALQESGLIGDAVSTSNAVGYWQFKREAALDFNLRMDRAVDERRHIVEASRGAAKYFKRSNGYYNNWLNSLLSYYLGYTGAKAYSKPSDNGARNMDVTERSNDYIITFLAHKVAYDNFVGKANPPAVALKELRANPGQSLSDIALATKTDYAELERYNKWLLGSSIPSDKDYYVMVPVRNGSGFDSGMLASAKTDAPVRQTTTSRGAAASLVKQNNLNAIVAREGDTKDKLALQAGISTRRFLKYNDMHNFDKIVPGSSYYIEQKRASANTEFHVVQPGETMQLISQHYGVRLNYLLFKNRMKRNEMPVPGRVLWLQNRRPAHTPVEIRDLNKQQAATAATSKTQRTEPAAAAKEPVTPQTKNVFTRFIESLKGETKEEAQPQEEPMATTKTTPVATSKPAPVKQEAEIVAEVAVKEVAVAPAEEAPVSPAPVVKRQTAVLYPAKTATAKASEGTPKAGSATEPFPAPASKTAPATTSETFPADTTAFVFEEDSASEEELTFEEEGIEEEAAAATFPAKTTSTPLPKATAATPAPAQPQTGKPTTHIVKQGETLYGISRMYAVTINDLTEWNKLGDAPLKLGQELLIAEPLQQPETKSVFRDEEDPEALPATLLSTNSSYHTVAAGETLYQLSRKYNVSLDQLRQWNSLTDNNLKLGQELRVKAPAASPAPAKEAAPAASSTSGSVYHTVASGESMYQISRQYGVTIKDIMEWNKKPDFSVSVGEKLLIRKK from the coding sequence ATGAGAAAGTCATTTACTGCATTTTTAGCACTTCTGCTACTGCCCTTGCTGGCAATGGCACAGGTGGTAGTACCGAAGAATATCTACTTTGCCGATATTCACCTGAAGATCTCGGACGGGGCGCAGGCCGCAATCCAGAAAAAGGTGGATGCCCTGCACCGTAACCAGAACTACTTTAAAATGAAGGTGGACCTGGCAGACGCTTACTTCCCCATAATCGAGCGCGTGTTTAAGGAAGAGGGTGTTCCGGATGATTTCAAGTACCTGGCACTGCAGGAAAGCGGTTTGATTGGCGATGCTGTCTCTACCTCCAATGCGGTAGGGTACTGGCAGTTTAAGCGCGAGGCCGCCCTGGACTTTAACCTGCGCATGGACCGCGCTGTGGATGAGCGCCGCCATATTGTGGAGGCCAGCCGTGGGGCAGCCAAATACTTCAAGCGCAGCAACGGCTACTACAACAATTGGCTGAACTCGCTGCTGTCTTACTACCTGGGCTATACCGGCGCCAAGGCATATTCCAAGCCATCCGACAACGGGGCCAGGAACATGGATGTGACCGAGCGATCAAACGACTACATCATCACCTTTCTGGCGCATAAAGTGGCTTACGACAACTTTGTTGGCAAGGCAAACCCGCCCGCGGTGGCTTTGAAGGAGCTGCGGGCTAACCCCGGCCAAAGCTTGTCTGATATTGCCCTGGCCACCAAAACGGATTATGCCGAGCTGGAGCGCTACAATAAATGGCTCCTGGGCAGTTCTATTCCGTCTGATAAGGATTATTACGTGATGGTGCCGGTGCGCAATGGCAGCGGTTTTGACAGCGGCATGCTGGCTTCTGCCAAGACGGATGCTCCAGTACGCCAAACTACTACCAGTCGCGGTGCCGCTGCCAGCCTGGTGAAGCAGAATAACCTAAACGCGATCGTAGCCCGCGAAGGCGACACGAAAGACAAGCTGGCCCTGCAGGCAGGCATCTCTACCCGCCGCTTTCTGAAGTATAACGATATGCACAACTTCGATAAGATAGTGCCTGGCTCCTCTTATTACATCGAGCAGAAACGCGCCAGTGCCAATACCGAGTTTCACGTGGTGCAGCCAGGCGAAACCATGCAGCTGATTTCGCAGCACTATGGTGTTCGGCTGAATTACCTGCTGTTTAAAAACCGCATGAAGCGCAACGAAATGCCTGTTCCCGGCCGCGTGCTTTGGCTTCAGAACCGACGGCCTGCCCACACACCGGTTGAGATCCGTGACCTGAACAAGCAGCAGGCTGCAACCGCCGCCACGTCAAAAACACAGCGTACCGAGCCAGCAGCGGCAGCGAAGGAGCCCGTTACCCCTCAGACGAAGAATGTCTTCACCCGCTTTATTGAGAGCTTGAAGGGGGAGACAAAAGAGGAAGCACAGCCGCAGGAAGAACCGATGGCAACGACCAAAACAACGCCAGTGGCCACCTCAAAACCAGCCCCGGTAAAGCAGGAGGCAGAGATTGTAGCGGAAGTCGCGGTAAAGGAAGTAGCCGTGGCACCAGCAGAAGAAGCGCCAGTGAGCCCGGCTCCTGTTGTTAAAAGACAGACGGCTGTGTTATACCCGGCCAAAACAGCTACTGCCAAGGCAAGCGAAGGAACGCCGAAGGCGGGATCAGCCACCGAGCCTTTCCCTGCCCCAGCCAGTAAGACGGCCCCTGCCACAACAAGCGAAACTTTTCCTGCTGACACTACGGCCTTTGTATTCGAGGAGGATTCAGCCAGCGAAGAGGAACTAACTTTTGAGGAAGAAGGCATTGAAGAAGAGGCAGCAGCTGCCACTTTCCCAGCAAAGACTACCTCTACGCCACTACCCAAGGCCACTGCTGCCACACCGGCACCAGCCCAGCCACAGACAGGCAAGCCAACCACGCATATCGTGAAGCAGGGCGAAACGCTTTACGGCATCTCCAGGATGTATGCCGTAACGATAAACGATCTGACTGAATGGAACAAACTGGGCGATGCACCGCTAAAACTGGGACAGGAATTGTTGATTGCAGAGCCGCTGCAGCAGCCGGAAACGAAAAGCGTTTTCAGGGACGAAGAAGACCCGGAGGCACTGCCAGCTACGTTGCTCAGCACCAACAGCTCTTACCATACAGTAGCCGCCGGCGAAACACTTTACCAGCTCTCCAGGAAGTATAATGTATCCCTTGATCAGCTGCGCCAGTGGAACAGCCTTACGGACAATAACCTGAAGCTCGGCCAGGAACTGCGTGTGAAAGCCCCTGCTGCATCGCCTGCTCCTGCTAAGGAGGCAGCCCCTGCGGCAAGCAGTACGAGTGGCAGCGTTTACCACACCGTTGCCTCCGGCGAAAGCATGTACCAGATCTCGCGCCAGTACGGTGTTACCATCAAAGACATCATGGAATGGAACAAGAAGCCTGATTTTTCGGTGAGTGTAGGGGAGAAACTACTGATCCGCAAAAAATAG